In Anaerostipes hadrus ATCC 29173 = JCM 17467, a single genomic region encodes these proteins:
- a CDS encoding nucleoside/nucleotide kinase family protein, with the protein MKEWKEYLFKVNGFEMTAVYNEDTIQKVFLPLLKQLQQLQKEKKERIIVFMAAPPAVGKTTLCEFLEYLSKQDQEFTDIQALGLDGFHYHSDYINSHDAIVLGEKVPMKQVKGCPETYDTEKLRQKLEKIKIEDILWLIYDRNLHDVVEDQIKVTKDIILIEGNWLLLKQEPWKSMQQYADYKILILAEEEMLKERLISRKEKGGLTREEAVAWYQNSDSKNVKRVLKNSCRKHLNLLLQVEQDNDYLQVK; encoded by the coding sequence ATGAAAGAATGGAAAGAATATTTATTTAAAGTCAATGGATTTGAAATGACAGCGGTCTATAACGAAGACACGATCCAGAAAGTTTTTCTTCCTTTATTAAAACAATTACAGCAGTTACAAAAGGAAAAAAAGGAACGGATCATTGTATTTATGGCAGCACCGCCGGCCGTTGGAAAGACAACATTATGTGAGTTTTTGGAATATTTATCAAAACAAGATCAAGAGTTTACAGACATTCAAGCATTAGGATTAGATGGATTTCATTATCACTCTGATTACATTAATTCTCATGATGCGATCGTGCTTGGAGAAAAAGTTCCAATGAAGCAGGTAAAAGGATGTCCGGAAACATATGACACAGAAAAATTAAGACAGAAACTTGAAAAGATAAAAATAGAAGATATTTTATGGCTGATTTATGATAGAAATCTTCACGACGTTGTGGAAGATCAGATTAAAGTTACCAAAGATATCATTTTGATCGAAGGGAACTGGTTACTATTAAAACAAGAACCATGGAAATCCATGCAGCAATACGCAGACTATAAAATCTTGATCCTGGCCGAGGAAGAGATGTTGAAAGAACGTCTGATCTCAAGAAAGGAAAAAGGAGGTCTCACAAGAGAAGAAGCTGTGGCATGGTATCAAAACAGTGACAGTAAAAATGTAAAAAGAGTTTTAAAAAATTCCTGCCGGAAACATTTGAATCTGCTGTTACAAGTGGAACAGGATAACGATTATCTGCAAGTAAAATAA